TGGTAATGAACAATTTGAAGTTCGAAAAGAAGGTATCAAATCTAAAGGAGAGGAGTGATAAGTATGCCACTTATTACTGCTCAAGAATTAATAGATTACACTGTATTGCCTGAAGTCAAGAAACGTCCTGTTCCTCTATTGGAGCAGGACATACTTGAGGCAGATACAGAGATTTATAATCTCTCTAAAATAGATTTTAGTGATAAGACGAAATATCCTGAGGTTCCAGCAGAAGTAAAGTTAGCGTGTAAGAAGTTAGCGCAGTATTATGCTTCAATAAACAGTGATACAAACGCCATGAAGGGGATTAAGTCTGAAAGCATCGGTGGCGGTGATTACTCCTATACAAAGGATAGCGCGAGTGTAACGAAACCTTCTGTTTTGTATCTCCTGAAGAAATTCATGAATCATAAAGGGAAAAATAAAGTCACATTCAAAATGAGGACGATTTAATGTCTCTTCAAGGTATGTTTGTTCACGAATGTGATATTTACCATTTGCAGAAGGAAACAAAGCCTGGGAAGTACGGGCAACCAGGAGAAGAGGTTTATTCATACAAAGATACTCCTGATATAGCAGGGCAAAGCTGCTACTTTGCAGAGAATGTGGCAGTTGCTAGACCTACTGCAATACAGTCTGCGCCGAACCAGTTAAATGAACAGCATACACGAGTGTTATTTATGCCTAGTACAGATATAAAACATAATGACAAGATAATCAAGAAGAATACTAATGTCGTTTACTATATACGCAATCCCTTTCCAGTAGTACATCCACTTACTGGTGAGGTTTCACATATAAAAGCCACTGCGGAGAGGAAGAGTGAACCATGGCTAGCCAAATAACAACTAGGGGATTCCGTGAGTTCAGTGCAAAGTTGAATCGTATGGCAAGCGGATTAGATCGGAACGCTGCTTTATGGCTTGAAGCTAGCGGGTTTCAATTTCTAGAAGAGGTTCAAAATCAAATCATTTCATTAGCAGTTGTTGATACAAGACGACTGCTAAATTCGTTTGATAAAGGCGGAGACGGAAACGTATGGCGCTCCTCTGATGGCGGTTTAGTTTTAGAAATAGGGACGAATGTCGATTACGCTAAACTTCAAAATGATGGGTGGCAGCAGGTAAGAAGATTCGTTCCAGGTAGATGGGAAGGACATAATTTTGAATATGATCCACACGCACCAACTGGAATGATGCTAACCGCTAAATTTATTGAAGGTCGCCCCTATTGGGATAATGCAGTTGCTATTTATGAACGGATGTTTCAACGTTCATTTGACCGCCAATTTAAGCAATGGGTACAGAATGGAGCGAGATAATTATGTATGAGCAAATACATGGTTCTATGAAAGGTTTTGTATACGCCAGTTTACCTGTTAATACATTCGCTTATCATGATCAAGTTCCAGAAGAACTAGTCATTCCATCGGTATATTATCCGATTTTATCTATAAATGATGATAAAACTTCAAAGGATCATTACACCTTACTATACACGATGGTAGTAAGGTTTTTTAATGTAACGACAGATAAGGCAATGCAAGCAGCTGAAAAAGTTGCTAATAAAATCAGAAGCAACGGTTACACAGTACAACTTCGTAATGAAGATGGTAGTGAATCGATTGATACGATTTATTTTCGGAGAGTAACAACTGCTCCAAGTGGAGTTGGTTCTGCACAACTAACAATGATTTTTGAATACCAACAAGCTTATGTAAATTAAGGAGCGTGAAATATATGGCTGAAACAGCTGGAACAGTTAAGAACAAAATGTATCGTGGTGATGAATTTATTATCGCTGCAAAAATAAAGGATCAGACTAATCAATCCATATTAGTTAGACCATTTGACCAAACGGAAGACTCTCACAATATTGAAGCTGATGAGATTGAAGCGGAATCCAAAGATAGATCATATTCCGATTATGGAAAAAGAAAAGAAACTCGTTCATTCTCTTGTACGTTAGCAGAAGGAGATCCGTATTATCCTGCTGTTAAGGCCGCTATTAGAAACGGTGAGTATATGGAGATTTATGAAATTAATATGAGAACGAAAGAAGCAGAAGCTGGTAACTATATGATTACTTCTTTTGAACGTTCTTCATCTAACGGTGAATTTGTTTCTTATTCAGTGGAAGTGAAATTATCCGGATCTGTAAGAACGGAAACACTCACAGAAATCCCTAAAGGTGCAGGGCAGTAAAGGGCGGTTTTTACCGTCCTTTTTAATTTTGAAAATAACATCCAATTAAAAGGAGATTGATATAAATGCGTTTTGAAATCGATAAAAAGGAATACGAATTAAAACTTACTTTTGGAAACATCTATGAATTAAATAAAAAATATGAGGGTGGTTCAAACGAAGTTGTAATGGCTTGCATGCAAGGAGATTTAGAATTGTTCGTTGATGCTATCTACTTTGGATTAATGCATACAAAAGAAGGGTTTACACGCGATAAAGTCATGGAGAACATCGAAAAACAATTTGAAGAGGGGAAAATCTCTCAAGAATTCATTGAAGAACTTTTAAATGAGGTGGTAGCAGAAAGTACTTTTTACCAAAAGACAACAAAAAAGTTGAGAAAACAAATGAAGAAGCAGTATCTAGCCAAGAATCCAGAAGCAGCGGAGAACCCAGAGATGATGGAAATGGTAGAGGAAATGTTCGGGAAGGTCGAAGAATAAGAGAATTTACTCGCGATGACTTAGACAAAGTTCAACAAGATGGGTTTAGATATTTAAAATTATTGCCTAGCGAGGTTATGGAGCTTACACCTCGTGAATTCGAAAATATGATGATAGGTCGGAATGAGCAACACCTTGATGAGTTGCAAACAAATAGCGTGTTCGCACTGATGATGCGTGTAGCCTATCATCATGACCCTAAAAAGAAGTTAAAACCAACTGATTTATTCGACCGCAATAAGTTGAATGGAGAAAACAATCAAGATTTAACGATAGAAGAAAAAATGCAAAAAGCACAAGAACATATGCAGTTCTTACAAACTCTCAACTTCAATTAGAAAGGAGGGAGAGATTTGGCCACACAAGAAGAATTAGTTGTTCAGTTTAGGGCTGAAACTGATCAAATGCGTCGTGAGATTCAACAGATGCGTCGTGAAATGAACGATTTTGTCACATCAACTAGTCGAAGCTCCAGAGAATATCGACGTAGCATTGAAAATATGGGGAATGCTAATAGTGAATATAGTCGTCGATTAAGGCAGATGAAATACGAACAACGAGAAGCTATGAAGCCTCATATTGAAGAACTAAAACGAACTAAACTCGCTTATTTAGATGCTGCTATGAGCATGGCAACATACTCTGGTAGCGCCCAGGATTTAATTGCTCAAGTTAACAGAATTGGTAAAGCAGAAAAAGCCGCGAATGATGAAATTATGAAACTAGACAGAATGAAACAAGCTAGTATTTTGCAAACCATCGGTATGTTGAATAATATGTCTACAACATCAAGTAAACTACAAGGTAACTTACAACGTATGGGTAATCCATTATACAACGTTTCTAGAGGTGCTTTAGCAGCAACGAATGCAATGGAACGATTGGCGAATAGAAGTAGTGCTGCTCAGTTAGCTTTAGAATTTCTTGGACCTACTGCGAATATGAAGCAGTTAAATGATCAAATTCGTATTATTAACCAATCCGTTATGGGAATGGGACAAGCGTTTTTAGTCGTTGGTGCTGGAGCATTTATGTTTTATGGCAAATTGCATAAAGCTAATATGGAAATGAACCCTAAATACGCAAAGGCATATAAAGACATGATGGAGTCACTTACTGAAGCATTACAACCAATGAGGGATGCATTTGCCGCTTTAATGATACCTATTTATAATTTTGTTAACACAATGGCAAAAATGGTCATCGCATTTAATGAAGCGCATCCTACTTTAGCAAAATTCATCCAAGGGACAATGATGTTAGTTCCAGCCTTAACACTCCTATTGCTGCCATTAGGTGCAGGAATGGGATTATTAAAAGGGTATAGAGCGGCGTTTGCTGCTTTATGGATGATTATTAAACCGGCAGTAATGGTGTTAGCCATGGCGAGTCCTGTAGCATGGGCGCTAGCAGCCGCGATAACAGGTTTAGCTTTAGGGTTTACTTATGCTTATAAAAATATAGAACCATTTAGGAACGCAGTAAATAACGTAATAACCGTTTTTAAAGCGTTTTGGCAGGTTTTACAAGGGAATAGTGATGGTGCAGCTAGTATGCTCACTTCACTAGGAATGTCACCAGAGAATACTAGAGCGATCATATCATTTGGTGAAACAGTTCGAGGGGTAATTGAAACAATTAAACAAGTTTTTTCAGGCTTTGCAGTATTCATGCAAGGCATTTTTGCGTTGTTCGCAGGTGATGAAGAAAACGGAACAGCATTATTAAAGTCGCTAGGGATGAATCAGGCAACAGTTACAACAGTTGTTAATACTGTATCGTCTATCAAGCAAGCGATAAGTGAATTTTTAAGTGAAATCTGGTCCTTCATGACCGCAATTGGAACCCAAATAGCCCAGTTTTGGCTAGAAAACGGCAGCCAGATAAAACAAGCCTTTTCCGATTGTTGGTCCGTAGCGAGTGAGATAATAAAATCGGTAATGCCAATTATAGTCGCAGTTTTCCAATTTGCGTGGCCGATTATAAAGGAAATCGTGATTGGAACGCTAGAAGCGATACGTGATTTTATACAAGGAATTCTAAAAGTTATACTCGGAATCGTGAAAGTTTTTTCTTCTCTTTTTACTGGCGATTGGGCTGGAGTTTGGGATGGGGTTAAGGAAATCTGGTTCGGAGCACTAGAAGCAATTTGGGGTTACCTGCAATTATGGGGTGCTGGGAGAGTCCTAAAGTGGCTTGGTAAATTCGGAAATGACATAGGTCGGTTATTCGGGAAATTTTGGGGAGATATAAAGAAAATTTGGAATGACGCCCTTGCAGATTTATATGTATTCTTCGGTTCAAAATTAGAAACAATAACCCGTCTAGCGCAAAGTTGGGGCGGTATGTTCAAAAACTTCTTTGTTGGAATTTGGGACGCTATTATAGGCGGAATACAAAACAAAATGAACAATGTAGTTTCAGCTATTGGATGGGTACTAGGGCAAGCAGTAAATACAGTCCAACGTTTTGTAGGCTATTTTTTCACAATTGGTCAGCAAATAATATCTGGAATGATTAATGGTATTTATAGTTACGCCAATAAACTGATAGATCAGGTGTTTAATATTGGTCGTTCTATAAAAGATACTATTACTGGATTTTTCCGTATTCACTCTCCTTCACGTGTGATGAGGGATATAGGGGTGTACGTAGGTCAAGGTTTAAATCAGGGAATGGATAGTATGATAAATCCTCTTGTGCGTACTGCATTAGACATGGCATCGGCTGTTAAAGATGGGTTTTCAAGTTTGACAGATTCAATTCAGATGGGTGATATTCTCCCGGGTGATGTAGTGGCTCCTGTAATTCCTTCTATTTCAGGGAGTTATAAAGCACCATCATATGTATCAGGCGTTAATTCATCATCAGATTTCGGGCAACAAGCAATGATTAACTCTCAATCAGCTAATATTGCAAGTCAAAATGATAATAGGTTAGTAGCAGCCGCAGTTAAAAATCTAGGTGACAAATTAGATAATCTACAAGTTGTTATGGAAGGCGAAACAGTAGGACGTATTGTACGACCTCATGTAAATGAAGGGAATGCAGTCGAAAACACAGTAAGGAGGTATTTCTAATGGACGTACAAATAACAAGAATAAATGGACAAACTATGAAACTATCTGACATAAACGTCCAGGTGCAAGACTTCCAGGTGGGATCGATTGAAATGCGTCCTACTTATATAGATGTAGAGGGAGCGAACGGAAGAATTAGCACAGGATCTACTTATGGGGTACGGACTATAACCGTACCTTTTTATTTTAAAGCGCAGGATTTATTAGATGTAGCGATAACGAGAGATAAACTATTTGAAATGATACTAAGCACAGAACCTTTCTATATTCGCGAATTACGACGATTAGAGTATCAAAATGGAGATAATCTAATTGTTAGTGGCAAGCGGTATAAAGTAAATATCTCCTCTACATTCGATATAGATCAGCAATTCAAATATGGATTTGGTGAATTGGAATTTGAAACAGCAGACTTACCGTTTGCTGAATCAATTGGTAAATCATCAGATATTCAACGTGATGGAGTTAATCCAGGAAGTGGATTATGGGGAGCTGGTATGGGGATTATCAGTGATCCTGCATCAAGGATATATAAACACAAAGCTGTAGCAGGTCAACGATTTCAAATTTTCAATCTTGGTAACATTCCAGTTCATCCTTTTGAACAAGAATTAAAAATAACAATTAGTGATGTAGCTGGTAGTACAGCAGGATTTATGCTTAAGAATCATACTAATCTTAGCACTGCAACAATAACGTCAGCTTTATATGTTACAGACACCATTATTTACTCAGGTCCCAATATAGGTAGGAACGGGTTATCTTTTTTAAGGAATACAAAGAAGGATTTCATTGAGCTTGTACCAGGGTGGAATACCTTAGAAGTGTTTAATTGCACCTCAGCAACAATAGAATTCGATTTTAGATTTTACTACAAGTGAGGTGAATTGATATGTATGTACGTGATTTAGAAAATATAGAGTATATCACACAAACAACCTATCTAATTGAAGAAGAGTTAAATGGAAATTGTGTATTTTCTGCAAAGATACCTCCCAATAAAGTGAATTTAACATTTCTTAATAGACTCTCAGAAATGTGGACTTTAGTCGATGATAATGAAACGGAATACAAAGTTGTTTATCTGAAGAAACAGGGAGAAGGACAAACATTAACCGCTGAGATTAAAGCAGTACCGAAATTTTATGATGACTTCGACAGTGGCCGTGTGTATGAAGAATATAATCAATCCTTTACTGCGAATGCTTGCTTTGCAACTATTTTTAGTGGAAGCGGTTATGTTTATCAATTAAACGGAAGTTATAATTCGTTACAATGGGAAGGATTTGGTGGTGGGTCTACCCGACTTGAAATGTTTAAAGATGCATTGAATCGTTATGGGGTAGAATTTAAGGTGCTTGGCAAGGTTGTTACCATTGAACCTCAGATTGGATCTGACTTAAACGTCATGTACCGCCATAGATTGAATGCTTCTAATATAGTTCAAGAAGTTGATGCATCAGGATTTTGGACATACGCTAAAGGTTATGGTGATTTCACAGAAGAGGACGGATGGCAAGGTGCTAAATTAATTCGTGAGTAAACATCACCGCTTGCAAGTATTCCTGGAATCGGAGTACGTCACGCTCCACCTTTAAAAGACGGCCGCATAAAATTATCTGCAACAATGGATAGCGGTTTAAAAAAGATTGTGAACGAGAGTTTAAAAATTAGCGTAACTGCTGATATACACGATTTAACGAAACAGAAATATCCGATTGCTCAGAGTGGACTTGGTGATCGGGTATTTCTTATTGATAAAAGAATTGGGTTGGATGCAGAAGTACGTGTTGTAAATCGGAGTGTATTACG
This Bacillus paramycoides DNA region includes the following protein-coding sequences:
- a CDS encoding phage tail protein, whose protein sequence is MYVRDLENIEYITQTTYLIEEELNGNCVFSAKIPPNKVNLTFLNRLSEMWTLVDDNETEYKVVYLKKQGEGQTLTAEIKAVPKFYDDFDSGRVYEEYNQSFTANACFATIFSGSGYVYQLNGSYNSLQWEGFGGGSTRLEMFKDALNRYGVEFKVLGKVVTIEPQIGSDLNVMYRHRLNASNIVQEVDASGFWTYAKGYGDFTEEDGWQGAKLIRE
- the yqbG gene encoding protein YqbG, which translates into the protein MPLITAQELIDYTVLPEVKKRPVPLLEQDILEADTEIYNLSKIDFSDKTKYPEVPAEVKLACKKLAQYYASINSDTNAMKGIKSESIGGGDYSYTKDSASVTKPSVLYLLKKFMNHKGKNKVTFKMRTI
- a CDS encoding phage major tail protein, TP901-1 family, whose protein sequence is MAETAGTVKNKMYRGDEFIIAAKIKDQTNQSILVRPFDQTEDSHNIEADEIEAESKDRSYSDYGKRKETRSFSCTLAEGDPYYPAVKAAIRNGEYMEIYEINMRTKEAEAGNYMITSFERSSSNGEFVSYSVEVKLSGSVRTETLTEIPKGAGQ
- a CDS encoding HK97 gp10 family phage protein, encoding MASQITTRGFREFSAKLNRMASGLDRNAALWLEASGFQFLEEVQNQIISLAVVDTRRLLNSFDKGGDGNVWRSSDGGLVLEIGTNVDYAKLQNDGWQQVRRFVPGRWEGHNFEYDPHAPTGMMLTAKFIEGRPYWDNAVAIYERMFQRSFDRQFKQWVQNGAR
- a CDS encoding tail assembly chaperone; its protein translation is MRFEIDKKEYELKLTFGNIYELNKKYEGGSNEVVMACMQGDLELFVDAIYFGLMHTKEGFTRDKVMENIEKQFEEGKISQEFIEELLNEVVAESTFYQKTTKKLRKQMKKQYLAKNPEAAENPEMMEMVEEMFGKVEE
- a CDS encoding phage tail protein — encoded protein: MATQEELVVQFRAETDQMRREIQQMRREMNDFVTSTSRSSREYRRSIENMGNANSEYSRRLRQMKYEQREAMKPHIEELKRTKLAYLDAAMSMATYSGSAQDLIAQVNRIGKAEKAANDEIMKLDRMKQASILQTIGMLNNMSTTSSKLQGNLQRMGNPLYNVSRGALAATNAMERLANRSSAAQLALEFLGPTANMKQLNDQIRIINQSVMGMGQAFLVVGAGAFMFYGKLHKANMEMNPKYAKAYKDMMESLTEALQPMRDAFAALMIPIYNFVNTMAKMVIAFNEAHPTLAKFIQGTMMLVPALTLLLLPLGAGMGLLKGYRAAFAALWMIIKPAVMVLAMASPVAWALAAAITGLALGFTYAYKNIEPFRNAVNNVITVFKAFWQVLQGNSDGAASMLTSLGMSPENTRAIISFGETVRGVIETIKQVFSGFAVFMQGIFALFAGDEENGTALLKSLGMNQATVTTVVNTVSSIKQAISEFLSEIWSFMTAIGTQIAQFWLENGSQIKQAFSDCWSVASEIIKSVMPIIVAVFQFAWPIIKEIVIGTLEAIRDFIQGILKVILGIVKVFSSLFTGDWAGVWDGVKEIWFGALEAIWGYLQLWGAGRVLKWLGKFGNDIGRLFGKFWGDIKKIWNDALADLYVFFGSKLETITRLAQSWGGMFKNFFVGIWDAIIGGIQNKMNNVVSAIGWVLGQAVNTVQRFVGYFFTIGQQIISGMINGIYSYANKLIDQVFNIGRSIKDTITGFFRIHSPSRVMRDIGVYVGQGLNQGMDSMINPLVRTALDMASAVKDGFSSLTDSIQMGDILPGDVVAPVIPSISGSYKAPSYVSGVNSSSDFGQQAMINSQSANIASQNDNRLVAAAVKNLGDKLDNLQVVMEGETVGRIVRPHVNEGNAVENTVRRYF
- a CDS encoding phage tail domain-containing protein; the protein is MDVQITRINGQTMKLSDINVQVQDFQVGSIEMRPTYIDVEGANGRISTGSTYGVRTITVPFYFKAQDLLDVAITRDKLFEMILSTEPFYIRELRRLEYQNGDNLIVSGKRYKVNISSTFDIDQQFKYGFGELEFETADLPFAESIGKSSDIQRDGVNPGSGLWGAGMGIISDPASRIYKHKAVAGQRFQIFNLGNIPVHPFEQELKITISDVAGSTAGFMLKNHTNLSTATITSALYVTDTIIYSGPNIGRNGLSFLRNTKKDFIELVPGWNTLEVFNCTSATIEFDFRFYYK
- a CDS encoding DUF3599 family protein, with protein sequence MSLQGMFVHECDIYHLQKETKPGKYGQPGEEVYSYKDTPDIAGQSCYFAENVAVARPTAIQSAPNQLNEQHTRVLFMPSTDIKHNDKIIKKNTNVVYYIRNPFPVVHPLTGEVSHIKATAERKSEPWLAK